A window of Natrinema salifodinae contains these coding sequences:
- a CDS encoding Lrp/AsnC family transcriptional regulator gives MVRAFTMVDAATGTTEDVCHRVRELDSVVEAHAIAGDFDVIVELEGDEPHDVLAAITSEIRPLEGIGTTRTYVCLD, from the coding sequence CGCATTCACGATGGTCGACGCCGCAACCGGAACGACCGAGGACGTGTGTCACCGCGTCCGGGAACTCGATTCGGTCGTCGAAGCACACGCTATCGCGGGCGATTTCGACGTTATCGTCGAGTTGGAGGGTGACGAGCCCCACGACGTCCTCGCGGCTATCACGTCTGAAATTCGACCGCTCGAGGGGATCGGCACGACGCGAACGTACGTTTGTCTCGACTGA